In Listeria swaminathanii, the following are encoded in one genomic region:
- a CDS encoding ribulose-phosphate 3-epimerase: MSKIAASIMCADQLHLSDELRRLESAGVELLHCDVMDGVYVNNLALGPEYLEIVRNNTEIPLDIHLATITPLKYIDMFGPVKPEYISFHVEVAEDVSEVIRKIRSYNVKPSIAINPETPIEAIYPYLDDVEMVLMMTVNPGFAGQKFQSDVLQKLDDLKAKLAGKVHVPLIEVDGNINKETVGLMRDCLPDIYVLGTSALFHNRDKTSYAERLVHIWSDVEKYV, translated from the coding sequence ATGAGTAAAATAGCCGCTTCAATTATGTGTGCAGACCAACTACATTTAAGTGATGAGCTCCGGCGCCTTGAATCTGCTGGCGTGGAACTATTACACTGCGATGTGATGGACGGTGTATATGTGAATAATCTTGCGCTCGGTCCGGAATATTTGGAAATAGTGCGAAACAACACAGAAATCCCCCTAGACATACATTTGGCTACTATTACCCCACTTAAATATATTGACATGTTTGGTCCTGTGAAACCGGAATACATTTCTTTTCATGTCGAAGTAGCGGAAGACGTATCAGAAGTTATTCGGAAAATCCGCTCTTACAATGTCAAACCATCCATCGCGATAAATCCGGAAACCCCCATCGAAGCCATTTATCCTTATTTAGATGATGTCGAAATGGTGTTGATGATGACCGTAAATCCAGGTTTTGCGGGGCAGAAATTTCAATCAGACGTATTACAAAAATTGGATGATTTAAAAGCGAAACTAGCTGGAAAAGTCCATGTGCCGCTCATCGAAGTGGACGGCAATATTAATAAAGAGACAGTAGGCTTGATGCGCGACTGTTTACCAGATATTTATGTACTCGGAACATCGGCACTTTTTCATAACCGAGATAAAACGAGTTATGCAGAAAGACTGGTACACATTTGGTCCGACGTAGAAAAATATGTGTAA
- the rpiB gene encoding ribose 5-phosphate isomerase B, with protein sequence MKLTIGCDHGGRRLKDAIVKHLREKDIEVVDIGTYTDESVDFPSYAEEVASQVVSGQSELGILCCGTGIGMSIAANKVDGIRAAVVSDAFSARATREHNNSNILCLGERVVGEGLALLLVDTWLEASFAGDRHKRRLDKITELERK encoded by the coding sequence ATGAAATTAACAATTGGTTGTGACCACGGCGGACGTCGACTAAAAGATGCCATTGTGAAACATTTACGTGAAAAAGATATCGAGGTCGTTGATATTGGAACATATACGGACGAAAGTGTTGATTTTCCGTCGTATGCAGAAGAAGTTGCGAGCCAAGTGGTGAGTGGGCAATCCGAACTCGGCATCCTATGCTGCGGGACTGGAATCGGGATGAGTATCGCTGCGAATAAAGTCGACGGAATCCGTGCTGCGGTTGTTTCGGATGCTTTTTCAGCGCGTGCGACTCGGGAACATAATAATAGCAATATTCTCTGCCTTGGTGAACGCGTCGTCGGTGAAGGACTAGCGCTTTTACTTGTTGATACGTGGCTTGAGGCATCTTTTGCAGGTGATCGCCATAAACGCCGCTTGGATAAAATTACTGAACTCGAAAGAAAGTGA